From a single Planococcus shenhongbingii genomic region:
- the hemW gene encoding radical SAM family heme chaperone HemW yields the protein MVKGLYIHIPFCHQICHYCDFNKVFFKDQPVDAYIDSLGKELALWKQEGALDHPLETIFLGGGTPTSLTPEQLQKLLAYIHQYVPMAENLEWTSEANPDELTKEKMQVLFNGGVNRLSMGVQSFDADLLKRLGRTHSNGDVKRAVKEAREVGFTNLSFDLMYGLPGQTMAQWEDTLTQAFEFGLPHFSAYSLIIEPKTVFYNLMTKGKLNTVTEDLEADMYEKLMHEMEARGLQQYEISNFGLPGFESRHNLLYWDNAEYIGVGAGAHGYVNGVRYSNAGPLKKYMAPLDEGIRPILNTHEVPVNEKMEEEMFLGLRKTAGVSISGFEEKFQQSLEQVYGAILAKEVANENLAIEGDRVKLTKKGRFVGNEVFEQFLLG from the coding sequence ATGGTTAAAGGGTTGTATATCCATATCCCATTCTGCCATCAGATTTGTCATTATTGTGATTTCAATAAAGTATTCTTCAAAGACCAGCCGGTGGATGCCTATATCGATTCCCTCGGAAAAGAACTGGCGCTTTGGAAACAGGAAGGCGCGCTCGATCATCCGCTTGAAACCATTTTTCTTGGAGGCGGGACACCTACGTCTTTGACCCCAGAACAATTGCAGAAATTGCTCGCGTATATTCATCAATACGTGCCGATGGCAGAAAACCTGGAATGGACGTCTGAAGCAAATCCAGATGAATTGACAAAAGAAAAAATGCAGGTCTTGTTCAATGGCGGCGTCAACCGCCTTTCGATGGGCGTCCAGTCATTTGATGCGGACCTTTTAAAACGCCTGGGCCGTACCCATAGCAATGGCGACGTCAAAAGAGCAGTTAAAGAAGCGCGGGAAGTCGGCTTTACGAACTTGAGCTTTGATTTGATGTATGGATTGCCTGGCCAGACAATGGCGCAATGGGAAGATACATTAACGCAGGCGTTTGAATTCGGTTTGCCGCATTTCTCTGCCTATTCGTTGATCATCGAGCCGAAAACTGTTTTTTACAACTTGATGACGAAAGGGAAGCTCAATACAGTAACCGAGGATCTGGAAGCGGATATGTACGAAAAGTTAATGCATGAAATGGAAGCCAGAGGGCTGCAGCAATATGAAATTTCCAATTTCGGGTTGCCCGGTTTCGAGTCGCGCCATAATTTATTGTACTGGGACAATGCTGAATATATCGGAGTCGGAGCAGGAGCCCACGGCTATGTAAATGGCGTGCGCTATTCAAATGCGGGGCCGTTGAAAAAATACATGGCACCGCTTGACGAAGGAATCCGTCCGATTTTAAATACACACGAAGTGCCGGTCAACGAAAAAATGGAAGAAGAAATGTTTCTTGGCTTGCGCAAAACAGCGGGTGTTTCCATCAGCGGCTTTGAAGAGAAATTCCAGCAATCTCTGGAACAAGTATATGGAGCGATATTGGCTAAAGAAGTGGCCAATGAAAATCTGGCTATTGAAGGCGACAGAGTAAAGCTGACCAAGAAAGGGCGCTTTGTCGGCAATGAAGTGTTCGAACAATTTCTTCTGGGCTAA
- the hrcA gene encoding heat-inducible transcriptional repressor HrcA produces MLTERQLLILKVTVDDYIQSAQPVGSNQLSKKSELPFSPATIRNEMADLEGLGFLEKTHTSSGRIPSEKGYRYYVDHMLTPRPLPKQDIQQLQSIFEDKIAETEEIIKRSAMILSELTNYTSILLGPDVRKHTVKKLSIVPLTMDTAVAIIVTDNGHVENRVFTIPEGLDPADIEKMVNILNDRLVGVSLNELHLRLEQETLTVFKQHVNRYGELFSTFRKAVISPHEDNVYYGGKLNILRQPDFHDLHKIRDLMNVMEESKHIPMILPVGSQGLHIRIGSENALSAMEDCSVITVSYDIGEEQTGSIAIVGPKRMDYKRVVTLLDTLSGELSKQLTRMIQGK; encoded by the coding sequence ATGTTAACAGAACGGCAGTTACTCATTTTAAAAGTGACAGTAGATGATTACATTCAATCAGCTCAGCCGGTCGGATCGAACCAACTATCAAAAAAATCCGAACTTCCATTTAGTCCGGCAACGATTCGCAATGAAATGGCTGACCTCGAAGGGTTGGGTTTTTTAGAAAAAACCCACACTTCATCCGGACGCATCCCTTCTGAAAAAGGGTATCGCTATTATGTTGACCATATGCTGACGCCGCGCCCGCTTCCGAAACAAGACATCCAGCAGCTTCAGTCTATTTTTGAAGATAAAATTGCGGAGACCGAAGAAATCATCAAACGGTCGGCGATGATTTTGTCAGAACTGACGAATTATACGTCCATCCTGCTAGGACCGGATGTCCGGAAGCATACCGTAAAAAAACTGTCGATTGTCCCGTTGACCATGGATACCGCAGTGGCTATCATCGTCACTGACAATGGGCATGTGGAAAATCGGGTCTTCACGATACCTGAGGGGCTTGATCCTGCAGATATCGAAAAGATGGTCAATATTTTGAATGACCGTCTTGTAGGTGTGTCGCTGAACGAGCTGCATCTGCGCTTGGAACAAGAAACGTTGACTGTTTTCAAACAGCATGTCAATCGTTATGGTGAATTGTTTTCCACTTTCCGGAAAGCGGTCATTTCCCCTCATGAGGATAATGTCTATTACGGCGGCAAGCTGAACATCCTGAGACAGCCTGATTTCCATGATCTTCACAAAATCAGGGATCTGATGAATGTCATGGAAGAATCCAAGCACATTCCGATGATTTTGCCTGTCGGCAGCCAAGGGCTTCATATACGGATTGGCTCAGAAAACGCTTTGTCTGCAATGGAAGACTGCAGCGTAATCACCGTTTCGTACGATATCGGAGAAGAACAGACGGGTTCAATCGCTATAGTAGGCCCAAAACGCATGGATTATAAACGTGTCGTTACTTTATTGGATACACTAAGCGGCGAATTATCGAAACAATTGACCCGAATGATCCAGGGTAAGTGA
- the grpE gene encoding nucleotide exchange factor GrpE codes for MSKEKEPQQTEDVVSEVEVDEEFQAQTDSETETARRQASEEAAEAQVDETAALREQLEAEQNKYLRLMADYDNFKRRAQKDKQDAEKFRAQSLLTDLLPVMDNFDRALAVEAKSEEAASILKGLEMVRNNLLEAVKREGLEEVKALGEPFDPNFHQAVMQEKDENAESGSVLMELQKGYTLKGRVLRPSMVKVNE; via the coding sequence TTGTCTAAAGAAAAAGAACCTCAACAAACTGAAGATGTTGTAAGCGAAGTGGAAGTAGACGAGGAATTCCAGGCGCAAACAGATTCTGAAACAGAAACTGCCAGAAGGCAAGCGTCCGAAGAAGCGGCAGAAGCACAAGTTGATGAAACGGCTGCGCTCCGGGAGCAATTAGAAGCGGAACAAAACAAGTATCTTCGTCTTATGGCGGATTATGATAATTTCAAGCGCCGCGCTCAAAAAGACAAACAAGATGCAGAAAAATTCCGTGCCCAGTCGCTGTTGACGGATTTATTGCCTGTCATGGATAACTTTGACCGCGCATTGGCTGTTGAAGCGAAAAGTGAAGAAGCCGCTTCTATTTTGAAAGGGCTGGAAATGGTCCGGAATAACTTGCTGGAAGCTGTTAAACGTGAAGGCCTCGAAGAAGTTAAGGCGCTTGGAGAACCTTTCGACCCGAACTTCCATCAGGCAGTTATGCAGGAAAAAGACGAAAACGCCGAGTCGGGTTCCGTGTTAATGGAACTTCAAAAAGGGTATACCCTAAAAGGCAGAGTGCTTCGTCCGTCAATGGTAAAAGTTAACGAATAA
- the dnaK gene encoding molecular chaperone DnaK translates to MSKIIGIDLGTTNSAVAILEGGEPKIIPNPEGNRTTPSVVAFKNGERQVGEVAKRQSITNPNTIQSVKRLMGTQETVSAEGKDYTPQEVSAMILQYLKGYAEEYLGEKVTKAVITVPAYFNDAQRQATKDAGRIAGLEVERIINEPTAAALAYGLDKTETDETILVYDLGGGTFDVSILELGDGVFEVKSTAGDNRLGGDDFDKLVIDYLVQEFKKDNGIDLSKDKMATQRLKDAAEKAKKDLSGVASTQISLPFITAGEAGPLHLEVTLTRAKFDELTHSLVERTLGPTRQAIKDAGISPSELDRVILVGGSTRIPAVQDAVKKETGKDPHKGVNPDEVVAMGAAVQGAVLTGDVKDVVLLDVTPLSLGIETMGGVFTKLIERNTTIPTSKSQTFSTAADNQPAVDIHVLQGERPMAAANKTLGRFQLSDIPPAPRGIPQIEVTFDIDKNGIVSVKAKDLGTQKEQTITIQSNTSLSEDEIERMIKEAEENAEADAKVKEEVELRNEADQAVFQTDKTIKDLGEVVTDEEKRQAEEARDELKAALESDSIDAIREKKDKLNEILQGLAMKAYEQAAAAQQGAEGGAPGSDDIVDAEYEEVKDDK, encoded by the coding sequence ATGAGCAAAATTATTGGTATTGACTTAGGAACAACAAACTCAGCTGTCGCAATTCTAGAAGGCGGCGAACCAAAAATCATTCCAAATCCAGAAGGCAACCGTACAACTCCTTCTGTCGTTGCATTTAAAAACGGCGAACGCCAAGTCGGCGAAGTTGCAAAACGCCAATCCATCACAAACCCGAATACAATTCAATCGGTTAAACGCCTTATGGGAACACAGGAAACCGTTTCAGCTGAAGGCAAAGACTATACGCCTCAGGAAGTTTCTGCGATGATCCTTCAATATCTTAAAGGCTATGCTGAAGAATACTTAGGTGAAAAAGTAACGAAAGCGGTTATCACAGTTCCTGCATACTTTAACGATGCACAACGCCAAGCGACAAAAGACGCTGGACGCATCGCGGGACTTGAAGTGGAACGCATCATTAACGAGCCGACTGCAGCTGCACTTGCATACGGCCTGGATAAAACAGAAACTGACGAAACTATCCTTGTTTATGACCTTGGCGGCGGTACGTTCGACGTTTCCATCCTTGAACTTGGTGATGGAGTATTTGAAGTAAAATCAACTGCCGGCGACAACCGTCTAGGCGGAGATGACTTTGATAAGCTTGTCATCGATTACTTGGTGCAGGAATTCAAAAAAGACAACGGCATTGACTTGTCGAAAGACAAAATGGCAACTCAGCGCTTGAAAGATGCTGCTGAAAAAGCGAAAAAAGACCTTTCAGGCGTTGCTTCTACACAAATTTCGCTGCCATTCATCACTGCAGGAGAAGCTGGACCGCTTCACTTGGAAGTGACATTGACTCGTGCGAAATTTGATGAATTGACTCACTCTCTTGTTGAGCGTACATTGGGCCCAACTCGTCAGGCGATCAAAGATGCAGGCATTTCGCCATCTGAACTTGACCGTGTAATTTTAGTGGGTGGTTCAACTCGCATCCCGGCTGTACAAGATGCAGTTAAGAAAGAAACTGGCAAAGACCCGCATAAAGGCGTTAACCCGGATGAAGTCGTAGCAATGGGAGCAGCAGTACAAGGCGCTGTCTTGACTGGTGACGTGAAAGACGTTGTTCTTCTTGACGTAACTCCACTATCTCTTGGTATTGAAACAATGGGCGGCGTGTTCACGAAATTGATCGAACGCAATACGACAATCCCGACTTCAAAATCACAAACGTTCTCAACTGCGGCTGACAACCAGCCAGCTGTAGACATCCATGTACTTCAAGGAGAGCGTCCGATGGCAGCAGCCAACAAAACGCTTGGACGTTTCCAATTGTCGGATATTCCACCGGCACCACGCGGCATTCCGCAAATCGAAGTGACATTCGATATTGATAAAAACGGTATTGTCAGCGTTAAAGCGAAAGACCTTGGAACACAAAAAGAACAGACAATCACAATTCAATCCAACACATCATTGTCTGAAGATGAAATCGAACGCATGATCAAAGAAGCGGAAGAAAATGCAGAAGCGGATGCGAAAGTGAAAGAAGAAGTTGAACTTCGCAACGAAGCGGACCAAGCTGTCTTTCAAACAGATAAAACGATCAAAGACCTTGGCGAAGTTGTAACAGACGAAGAAAAACGCCAAGCGGAAGAAGCACGTGATGAATTGAAGGCTGCTCTAGAAAGCGACAGCATTGATGCAATCCGTGAGAAAAAAGATAAATTGAACGAAATTCTTCAAGGATTGGCAATGAAAGCCTATGAGCAAGCTGCGGCAGCCCAACAGGGAGCTGAAGGCGGAGCGCCAGGAAGCGATGATATTGTAGACGCTGAATACGAAGAAGTAAAAGACGATAAATAA